The Pseudomonadota bacterium genome has a segment encoding these proteins:
- a CDS encoding MotA/TolQ/ExbB proton channel family protein, with protein sequence MSIIETFKSFTLLGAEWVMWVLVALSVVSIAIMIERAMYFLGQRPNVAALITDLRGALAGGDHAAAAKRLEGAKGVTVAVARAMLADAGLGAASAGESGASAATREKLKLERNLTYLGTVGNNAPFIGLFGTVIGIIQAFHDLSLNTKGGAATVMSGISEALVATAMGLLVAIPAVIAFNIFQRRIRAIMGDAESLQHSLLAALSGTADDASKKG encoded by the coding sequence ATGAGCATCATCGAGACCTTCAAGAGTTTCACGTTGTTGGGGGCCGAGTGGGTGATGTGGGTGCTCGTCGCCCTGTCGGTCGTGTCGATCGCCATCATGATCGAGCGCGCCATGTACTTCCTCGGACAGCGCCCGAACGTCGCGGCGCTCATCACGGATCTGCGCGGGGCGCTCGCCGGCGGGGACCACGCGGCGGCGGCCAAGCGGCTCGAGGGCGCCAAGGGCGTGACGGTCGCCGTGGCCCGCGCCATGCTCGCGGACGCGGGGCTCGGCGCGGCGTCGGCCGGGGAGTCGGGCGCGAGCGCCGCGACGCGGGAGAAGCTCAAGCTCGAGAGGAACCTGACCTACCTCGGCACGGTCGGTAACAACGCGCCGTTCATCGGGCTGTTCGGCACCGTCATCGGCATCATCCAGGCGTTCCACGACCTCTCCCTGAACACCAAGGGCGGCGCCGCGACCGTCATGTCCGGCATCTCGGAGGCGCTCGTCGCGACCGCGATGGGCCTGCTCGTCGCCATCCCGGCCGTGATCGCGTTCAACATCTTCCAGCGCCGCATCCGCGCCATCATGGGCGACGCGGAGAGCCTGCAGCACTCCCTGCTCGCCGCGCTCTCCGGAACGGCGGACGACGCCTCGAAGAAGGGATAA
- a CDS encoding beta-lactamase family protein, with amino-acid sequence MNPAAARGAAAEEARGVRDARRIIEGILGEGVRSGAFSGAQAAWCVGPERRRELACAGTTRAAGGAEIGHDTLFDVASLTKLFTAGAALRLCERGVLAMGAELGGRVEELSGTPQAHATLEQLLAHEAGFVPWTPLYESVEPGSRGTKAGKARLLAALAAAPPASAPDGVARYSDLGFIALGVWLERVAAAPLEEVVAAEVTGPLGLLRTRFHPTERCAATAIRPRPGRELVGEVHDDNARAMGGAAGHAGLFSTAADVARLGAAWLDALAGRGGWLSRKTAEAAVRRRPSGRGLGFDLALAEGSSAGARMGRGTFGHLGFTGCSLWIDPGAGCAIALLTNRVHMGESLDAIKAFRPRFHDALMRALFEA; translated from the coding sequence ATGAATCCTGCCGCGGCGCGGGGAGCGGCGGCGGAGGAGGCTCGGGGCGTGCGGGACGCGAGGCGGATCATCGAGGGGATCCTCGGGGAGGGGGTGCGGTCGGGCGCCTTCTCCGGGGCGCAGGCGGCGTGGTGCGTCGGGCCGGAGCGGCGACGGGAGCTCGCGTGCGCCGGAACCACGAGAGCGGCGGGGGGGGCCGAGATCGGGCACGACACGCTGTTCGACGTCGCGTCGCTGACGAAGCTCTTCACGGCCGGCGCGGCGCTGCGCCTCTGCGAGCGCGGGGTGCTCGCCATGGGCGCGGAGCTCGGCGGGCGGGTGGAGGAGCTCTCGGGGACGCCGCAGGCGCACGCCACGCTGGAGCAGCTGCTCGCGCACGAGGCGGGCTTCGTGCCGTGGACGCCGCTGTACGAATCGGTCGAGCCCGGCTCCCGCGGCACAAAGGCGGGCAAGGCGCGACTGCTCGCCGCGCTCGCCGCCGCGCCGCCGGCCTCCGCCCCGGACGGCGTCGCGCGCTACTCGGATCTCGGGTTCATCGCCCTCGGCGTCTGGCTCGAGCGCGTGGCCGCGGCCCCGCTCGAGGAGGTCGTCGCGGCCGAGGTGACGGGGCCGCTCGGCCTGCTGCGCACGCGGTTCCACCCGACGGAGCGCTGCGCGGCCACGGCGATCCGCCCGCGGCCGGGCCGGGAGCTCGTCGGTGAGGTGCACGACGACAACGCGCGGGCCATGGGCGGCGCCGCCGGGCACGCGGGGCTGTTCTCCACCGCGGCGGACGTGGCGCGGCTCGGCGCGGCCTGGCTGGACGCCCTCGCGGGGCGGGGCGGGTGGCTGTCCCGCAAAACGGCGGAGGCGGCGGTGCGGCGGCGGCCGTCGGGCAGGGGGCTCGGGTTCGACCTCGCGCTCGCGGAGGGCTCGTCGGCCGGCGCGCGCATGGGGCGCGGCACGTTCGGCCACCTCGGGTTCACCGGGTGCTCGCTCTGGATCGATCCGGGCGCCGGGTGCGCGATCGCGCTCCTCACGAACCGCGTGCACATGGGCGAGAGCCTCGACGCGATCAAGGCGTTCCGGCCGCGGTTCCACGACGCGTTGATGCGGGCGTTGTTCGAGGCATGA
- a CDS encoding PilZ domain-containing protein has protein sequence MDFRADVEIAFGEKAQPGRTVNISQGGVFLETRPVPTLDDKVVLRISLPGVAARSEIPCIVRWSKEPDGVGLQFENLRAIEVWALNKLLKSIQPKS, from the coding sequence GTGGATTTTCGTGCGGACGTGGAGATCGCCTTCGGCGAGAAGGCGCAGCCGGGCCGGACCGTGAACATCAGCCAGGGCGGCGTGTTCCTCGAGACGCGCCCCGTCCCGACGCTCGACGACAAGGTGGTGCTCCGGATCAGTCTTCCGGGCGTCGCCGCGAGGTCGGAGATCCCGTGCATCGTCCGCTGGAGCAAGGAGCCCGACGGCGTCGGCCTGCAGTTCGAGAACCTGCGCGCCATCGAGGTCTGGGCGCTCAACAAGCTGCTCAAGTCGATCCAGCCGAAATCGTAG
- a CDS encoding energy transducer TonB: MTLRSESRHTLALILSGGVHALLVALLLFLPTQLAEEWDIVDMTISEKAKPPPPPPPPPEEEPVPETEPEQVKVKPKAKPEEPPPPPPEEEPPKPETAPPVFDLGDNTFAEDGSGASWALGRSEGNTKFGALAKPGQKPARDTSPSLPSGDGKGFKPVPAKDLSRRPEPREGDIRIPPYPTEAKREGIEGRVILQVFIGKDGAVKNVRVIKDPGGGLGAVAKAAMLDERWKPALDKKGDAVDTVITYAYVFVLDG; the protein is encoded by the coding sequence ATGACGCTGCGCAGCGAAAGCCGCCACACCCTCGCGCTGATCCTGTCCGGCGGCGTGCACGCGCTCCTGGTCGCGCTCCTCCTGTTCCTCCCGACGCAGCTGGCCGAGGAGTGGGACATCGTCGACATGACGATCTCCGAGAAGGCGAAGCCCCCGCCGCCGCCCCCGCCGCCGCCGGAGGAGGAGCCGGTGCCGGAGACCGAGCCGGAGCAGGTCAAGGTGAAGCCGAAGGCCAAGCCCGAGGAGCCGCCGCCGCCCCCGCCGGAGGAGGAGCCGCCGAAGCCCGAGACCGCGCCGCCCGTGTTCGATCTCGGCGACAACACGTTCGCCGAGGACGGCTCCGGCGCGAGCTGGGCGCTCGGGCGGTCCGAGGGCAACACGAAGTTCGGCGCCCTGGCCAAGCCCGGGCAGAAGCCGGCGCGCGACACGAGCCCTTCACTTCCGAGCGGCGACGGCAAAGGGTTCAAGCCGGTGCCGGCGAAGGATCTCTCGCGCCGCCCCGAGCCGCGCGAGGGCGACATCCGGATCCCGCCCTACCCGACCGAGGCCAAGCGCGAGGGGATCGAGGGGCGCGTCATCCTGCAGGTCTTCATCGGCAAGGACGGGGCGGTGAAGAACGTCCGCGTGATCAAGGACCCGGGCGGCGGGCTCGGCGCGGTCGCGAAGGCCGCGATGCTCGACGAGCGCTGGAAGCCCGCGCTGGACAAGAAGGGCGACGCGGTCGACACCGTCATCACCTACGCGTACGTGTTCGTGCTGGACGGGTGA
- a CDS encoding biopolymer transporter ExbD — protein sequence MAITGKNDNDGEIISDINVTPFVDVSLVLLIIFMVTATYIIAQSIPVDLPEAATGENVVTTLAITMTENGDIYLDGVRTDAAALSRTVAQAHSQNEDLRVVIAADKKVSHGAVVSIIDLVRKLGVSKFAINIDSKAKGD from the coding sequence ATGGCGATCACCGGGAAGAACGACAACGACGGGGAGATCATCTCCGACATCAACGTCACGCCGTTCGTCGACGTGTCGCTCGTGCTGCTGATCATCTTCATGGTCACCGCGACCTACATCATCGCGCAGTCGATCCCCGTGGATCTGCCGGAGGCGGCCACCGGGGAGAACGTCGTGACGACGCTCGCCATCACGATGACGGAGAACGGGGACATCTACCTGGACGGCGTCAGGACCGACGCGGCGGCGCTCTCGCGCACGGTCGCGCAGGCGCACTCCCAGAACGAGGATCTCCGCGTCGTCATCGCCGCCGACAAGAAGGTCTCGCACGGCGCGGTCGTGTCGATCATCGACCTCGTGCGCAAGCTCGGCGTGAGCAAGTTCGCCATCAACATCGACTCCAAAGCGAAGGGCGACTGA
- a CDS encoding AAA family ATPase, whose protein sequence is MKGDSAESFVREVELHLRARYPHLFIVTDEEERALRLLGVAAERVGMRVSTPRKDARDDAVPPDDGRPVVTVFDDVHRRLDDPALLRRLADMAAGGGDGGVAVVIAPWVDLPPELERTSAVVELPLPSPAELEKELDGVCQEHGVLLTEEDAAALVRVGQGLALAEAGRAFAKALIGWPEDADGARASVERDKRKALHRSRVLEHIEAPDSLDDVGGLDQLKAWLAERRDAFSERARAYGLPAPRGLLLMGVQGCGKSLTAKAVASFWRLPLVRLDLSAVFGQPRPEEALRGAIRVAEAMSPVVLWIDEIEKGFDRDGGGMAARLLGGMVTWLQEKSKEVFVVATANRVADLPPELPRKGRFDEIFFVDLPNARERHEILLVHLARRGLDPAAFDADALVRRTDRFTGSELEQVVIAGMYAAFARGEGVADGDFAAAAAEMVTLYDTFEPEIKALREWARKRARAASTDRRKLDYFGGDGGAGKPAPNGGAH, encoded by the coding sequence ATGAAAGGCGATTCGGCAGAGAGCTTCGTTCGGGAGGTCGAGCTGCACTTGAGGGCGCGCTACCCGCACCTCTTCATCGTGACCGACGAGGAGGAGCGGGCGCTCCGGCTCCTCGGGGTCGCGGCGGAGCGCGTCGGGATGCGGGTCTCGACGCCGCGGAAGGACGCCCGCGACGACGCCGTCCCTCCGGACGACGGGCGCCCCGTCGTGACGGTGTTCGACGACGTCCACAGGCGGCTCGACGATCCGGCGCTCCTGCGGCGCCTCGCCGACATGGCGGCGGGCGGCGGGGACGGCGGCGTGGCGGTCGTCATCGCGCCGTGGGTCGATCTGCCGCCGGAGCTCGAGCGCACGAGCGCGGTCGTCGAGCTGCCGCTCCCGAGCCCCGCCGAGCTCGAGAAGGAGCTCGACGGCGTCTGCCAGGAGCACGGCGTGCTGCTCACCGAGGAGGACGCGGCCGCGCTCGTCCGGGTGGGGCAGGGGCTCGCGCTCGCAGAGGCCGGGCGGGCGTTCGCGAAGGCGCTCATCGGCTGGCCCGAGGACGCCGACGGCGCGCGGGCGTCCGTCGAGCGGGACAAGCGCAAGGCGCTGCACAGGAGCCGCGTCCTCGAGCACATCGAGGCGCCGGACTCCCTCGACGACGTGGGCGGCCTCGACCAGCTCAAGGCGTGGCTCGCCGAGCGGCGCGACGCGTTCTCCGAGCGGGCTCGCGCGTACGGGCTGCCGGCGCCCCGCGGGCTCCTCCTGATGGGCGTGCAGGGCTGCGGCAAGTCGCTGACGGCCAAGGCGGTCGCGAGCTTCTGGCGGCTGCCGCTCGTCCGGCTCGACCTCTCGGCGGTGTTCGGCCAGCCGCGCCCGGAGGAGGCGCTCCGGGGCGCCATCCGGGTCGCCGAGGCGATGTCCCCGGTCGTGCTCTGGATCGACGAGATCGAGAAGGGGTTCGATCGCGACGGCGGCGGGATGGCGGCGCGGCTCCTCGGCGGGATGGTCACCTGGCTGCAGGAGAAGTCCAAGGAGGTCTTCGTCGTCGCCACCGCGAACCGCGTGGCCGATCTGCCGCCCGAGCTGCCGCGCAAGGGCCGCTTCGACGAGATCTTCTTCGTCGATTTGCCGAACGCGCGCGAGCGCCACGAGATCCTGCTCGTGCACCTGGCGCGCCGCGGGCTCGATCCGGCGGCGTTCGACGCCGACGCCCTGGTGCGCCGCACGGACAGGTTCACCGGCAGCGAGCTCGAGCAGGTCGTCATCGCCGGCATGTACGCCGCGTTCGCCCGCGGCGAGGGCGTGGCCGACGGCGACTTCGCGGCGGCGGCGGCCGAGATGGTGACGCTGTACGACACGTTCGAGCCGGAGATCAAGGCGCTGCGCGAGTGGGCCAGGAAGCGCGCCCGGGCCGCGTCCACGGACCGGCGCAAGCTGGACTACTTCGGCGGCGACGGCGGCGCGGGCAAGCCCGCTCCGAACGGAGGCGCGCACTGA